A window from Candidatus Omnitrophota bacterium encodes these proteins:
- a CDS encoding Jag N-terminal domain-containing protein: MKKVKYVESEGKTVEEAIEKALKELKLPRSQVKIESLSEEKKGLFGMAGAKPAKVRVSVIPGQENT, encoded by the coding sequence ATGAAAAAAGTGAAATATGTAGAATCTGAAGGCAAAACCGTGGAAGAGGCGATTGAAAAAGCCCTGAAAGAATTAAAACTACCACGCAGCCAGGTTAAGATTGAGAGCTTGTCCGAGGAGAAAAAAGGCCTTTTTGGCATGGCCGGAGCTAAGCCGGCGAAGGTACGCGTAAGCGTGATTCCGGGCCAAGAAAACACTTGA
- a CDS encoding ParB/RepB/Spo0J family partition protein, translating to MERRALGKGLAALIPEKVVDNTVHKEEVIYVQSGQIKPNPFQPREDFDPQSIEELAQSIKEKGVIQPLLVRCKGDNYELIAGERRLRAANSLGLKDIPIIVRDVNDQDSLELALIENIQREGLNPIEEAHAYQHLIDKFQVSQEKISEVLGKARVSITNTLRLLKLPHEIQEEMKKGRISFAHGRALLEIEDANDQRRLTQDIISKGLSVRELENLIKSKRPKSIKRNIGLGQREPIVAVLEEQLQHALATKVRISKRKKRGHINIEFYSQEDLQRIVNVIKGAPRA from the coding sequence ATGGAGAGAAGAGCTTTAGGAAAAGGCTTGGCAGCGTTAATTCCCGAGAAAGTAGTTGATAACACAGTGCATAAAGAAGAAGTTATTTATGTCCAGTCTGGACAAATAAAACCAAATCCATTTCAACCGCGCGAAGACTTTGATCCACAGAGTATTGAAGAGCTGGCTCAGTCAATCAAAGAGAAAGGTGTTATCCAGCCGCTTTTAGTCAGGTGCAAAGGCGACAATTATGAATTAATTGCCGGAGAAAGAAGGTTACGTGCAGCTAACTCATTGGGGCTCAAAGATATACCAATTATTGTCCGTGATGTAAATGATCAGGACTCTCTGGAATTGGCTTTAATTGAAAATATCCAAAGAGAAGGATTGAATCCCATTGAAGAAGCGCATGCCTATCAACACCTGATTGATAAATTTCAGGTTAGCCAGGAGAAAATCAGTGAGGTTTTAGGGAAGGCCAGGGTTTCGATTACCAATACCCTGCGTTTACTCAAACTCCCGCATGAAATTCAGGAGGAGATGAAAAAAGGCCGGATTAGTTTTGCCCATGGCCGCGCCCTGCTTGAGATTGAAGATGCTAACGATCAGCGCAGGCTCACCCAGGATATTATTTCTAAGGGGCTTTCAGTACGAGAGTTGGAGAACTTGATTAAAAGTAAGCGGCCCAAATCAATAAAAAGAAATATTGGACTAGGCCAGCGTGAACCGATAGTGGCGGTCCTGGAAGAGCAACTGCAGCATGCCTTGGCCACTAAAGTCAGAATCAGTAAGCGAAAAAAACGCGGGCACATTAATATCGAATTTTATTCACAGGAAGATTTACAACGCATAGTCAATGTAATTAAAGGGGCACCCCGCGCTTAG
- the gmk gene encoding guanylate kinase: MKADKRQNEPGKIFVICGPSGSGKTTLLTSLIQDKKIGKLLAKSCSVTTRPKRSGERQGKDYFFVTTAEFRRLLKTKKILEWTRYLGYYYGTLREPLESRLKSGRNLGLCLDLKGARILKKIYPKNTVTVFVLPPSLNVLKARIENRCSKTNKKEVAQRIRLARRELLAASGFDYCVLNQNLQIALKEIKDIFLQEINA, from the coding sequence GTGAAAGCCGATAAAAGACAAAATGAGCCGGGAAAAATTTTTGTTATCTGCGGGCCATCAGGCTCCGGCAAAACCACCCTTCTGACCAGCTTAATCCAAGATAAAAAAATAGGCAAGCTGCTTGCAAAGTCGTGCTCGGTTACCACCCGCCCCAAGCGTTCAGGAGAAAGGCAGGGTAAGGACTATTTTTTTGTTACCACAGCAGAGTTTCGCCGGCTCTTAAAAACAAAAAAAATTCTTGAATGGACCAGGTATTTGGGCTATTATTACGGAACGCTCAGGGAGCCGCTGGAGAGCCGGCTTAAAAGCGGCAGAAACCTTGGTTTATGTTTAGATCTTAAGGGCGCCAGGATTCTTAAAAAAATATATCCTAAAAACACGGTAACGGTTTTTGTTTTGCCGCCTTCGCTTAATGTGCTTAAGGCCAGGATCGAAAACCGCTGCAGTAAGACTAATAAAAAAGAGGTAGCCCAGCGCATCCGCCTGGCGCGCAGGGAGTTATTGGCAGCTTCTGGTTTTGACTACTGCGTCCTGAATCAAAATCTGCAAATTGCACTCAAAGAGATAAAAGATATATTTTTACAAGAGATCAACGCTTAA
- a CDS encoding flavoprotein, producing MTKSGKNIILGVTASIAIYKACELVRMLKKRGFIVNVVMTKEAEELIKPIVFQALSGNRVYRGAIFEEQDAWEIEHISLAEKADLILIAPATANIIAKLACGICDDLLTCTVCASKAKVLIAPAMNENMYKNKVTQSNIAKLKSCDYKFIAPASGLLACGAAGIGCLADTEEIVKQVKKIL from the coding sequence ATGACCAAATCGGGAAAGAATATTATTTTAGGCGTAACTGCCAGCATTGCTATTTATAAAGCCTGCGAGCTGGTCCGGATGCTCAAAAAACGCGGTTTTATCGTCAATGTGGTTATGACTAAAGAAGCGGAAGAATTGATTAAACCGATTGTTTTTCAAGCCTTGAGCGGTAACCGGGTTTATCGGGGGGCGATATTTGAAGAGCAGGATGCCTGGGAGATTGAGCATATATCCTTGGCGGAAAAAGCGGATTTAATTTTGATTGCTCCGGCAACCGCCAATATCATCGCCAAGCTTGCCTGCGGCATCTGCGACGATCTTTTAACCTGCACGGTCTGCGCGAGCAAAGCCAAGGTTTTAATTGCTCCGGCAATGAATGAGAATATGTACAAAAATAAAGTTACCCAAAGCAATATCGCGAAATTAAAATCCTGCGACTATAAATTTATTGCCCCGGCTAGCGGCCTGCTTGCCTGCGGGGCGGCGGGGATAGGCTGTTTAGCGGATACTGAAGAGATTGTCAAACAGGTGAAAAAAATATTATAA
- a CDS encoding YicC family protein produces MGKTISSMTGFGSHEIEINSVGRISVELRCTNHKFLESVFNLPDGWISLEDKLKKEIEGRISRGRIYCAINIREQLAQGIFVNRKLLKNYLHQLNSIKKEFKINDSLSLDSLIRLPGILSLKENKSAGGHIWEQLKPIFLQALTGLLSARHKEGSALACLLKSRSQRLKKDLVFIKQRFTVAIKNRLNKISLQEERLAFLKGADIAEEIDRLNFHIKNFQQKIIKGGVVGKELDFITQEMQREANTLAAKSFDLVISGRAVQMKSQIEKIREQVQNIE; encoded by the coding sequence ATGGGAAAAACGATCAGCAGTATGACCGGTTTTGGCAGCCACGAGATTGAGATTAATTCCGTCGGCAGGATCAGCGTGGAATTAAGATGCACCAACCATAAATTTTTGGAAAGTGTTTTTAATTTACCCGACGGATGGATTTCTTTGGAAGACAAGCTCAAAAAAGAAATCGAGGGTAGAATCAGCCGGGGCAGGATTTATTGCGCCATCAACATAAGAGAGCAGCTGGCCCAGGGGATATTTGTAAACCGCAAGCTGCTTAAAAATTATTTGCACCAGCTGAATAGCATCAAGAAAGAATTCAAGATTAACGACAGCCTAAGCCTGGATTCTTTAATCCGGCTGCCGGGGATTTTGTCGCTAAAAGAAAATAAGTCCGCAGGCGGGCATATTTGGGAACAGCTTAAACCCATATTTTTGCAAGCACTTACAGGATTGTTGAGCGCCCGGCATAAGGAAGGCAGCGCCCTGGCCTGTTTATTAAAAAGCAGAAGCCAGCGGTTAAAGAAAGATTTAGTTTTTATTAAGCAGCGTTTTACAGTGGCGATAAAAAACAGGCTTAATAAGATCTCACTCCAAGAAGAGCGCCTGGCTTTTTTAAAAGGGGCGGATATCGCCGAAGAGATCGACCGCCTGAATTTTCACATCAAGAATTTTCAGCAAAAGATTATCAAGGGCGGCGTGGTTGGCAAAGAGTTAGATTTTATCACTCAGGAGATGCAGCGGGAGGCCAACACCTTGGCGGCAAAATCATTTGACCTGGTTATTTCGGGGCGGGCCGTACAGATGAAAAGCCAGATTGAGAAGATCCGCGAACAGGTACAGAATATAGAGTAG
- a CDS encoding AAA family ATPase, whose product MGKIIAICNQKGGVGKTTTSINLTAYLAMAGKKVMLIDLDPQANATSGIGINKHDIKKSTYHILLEEARLADILQKTAIDNLVLAPSNLDLTGAEVELVGALGREYRLKRALQIEKNNYDFMIIDSPPSLGLLTINGLCAADSVIIPVQCEYYALEGLTQLHNTIRLVKENLNPALSVEGVLLTMADFRTNLTKEVIQEARNHFKDKVYNTVIPRNIRLTEAPSFGKPIALYDKDSLGAQKYEELSKEILGLPVNSQIPTPRT is encoded by the coding sequence ATGGGTAAAATAATCGCAATCTGCAATCAAAAAGGCGGGGTAGGAAAAACCACTACTTCAATTAACCTCACAGCCTATCTGGCGATGGCCGGCAAGAAGGTTATGCTCATTGATTTGGATCCTCAGGCCAATGCTACCAGCGGTATTGGCATAAACAAGCATGACATTAAAAAAAGTACCTACCATATTTTACTCGAAGAAGCAAGACTCGCCGATATTTTACAAAAAACCGCAATTGATAATCTAGTATTGGCCCCTTCGAATTTAGATTTAACCGGCGCAGAAGTAGAACTAGTCGGGGCATTGGGTCGGGAATATAGATTAAAGAGGGCCCTGCAAATTGAAAAAAATAATTATGATTTTATGATTATCGATTCCCCGCCTTCTTTAGGGTTGCTAACAATTAATGGATTATGCGCTGCTGACTCCGTAATCATTCCGGTCCAATGTGAATATTATGCTTTAGAAGGATTAACGCAACTACATAACACTATTAGGCTTGTGAAAGAAAATCTTAATCCTGCTCTAAGTGTCGAAGGAGTGCTTTTAACCATGGCAGATTTTCGCACCAACCTTACCAAAGAAGTTATTCAAGAGGCACGCAATCATTTTAAAGATAAAGTTTATAATACAGTAATCCCTAGAAACATCCGCCTAACTGAGGCACCAAGTTTTGGTAAGCCCATTGCTTTGTATGATAAGGATTCTCTGGGGGCTCAGAAGTACGAAGAGCTGAGTAAAGAAATTTTAGGTTTACCGGTAAATTCACAAATTCCAACACCCCGCACTTAG
- the rpoZ gene encoding DNA-directed RNA polymerase subunit omega: protein MDYQGREQLLDKSMGSIYKLVILASKRALEIAEGQPKLVADDASVKPSSVALHEIGAGKIEARKLKAKE, encoded by the coding sequence ATGGATTATCAGGGCAGGGAGCAATTATTAGACAAGAGTATGGGGTCAATTTATAAACTGGTAATTTTAGCCTCTAAAAGGGCTTTAGAGATTGCCGAAGGCCAGCCAAAATTAGTTGCCGATGATGCTTCAGTCAAGCCCTCCAGCGTGGCTTTACATGAAATTGGGGCGGGCAAGATTGAAGCCAGAAAACTAAAAGCAAAAGAATAA
- a CDS encoding nucleoside-diphosphate kinase — protein sequence MGQAVLILIKPDGLKKSLTGNILTRLSETKLEIVAAKMVRVSKALAEDHYQHLKDKPFFGEIIKYLQGELHDRKKVMALVYWGNDAIKKCRDLAGSTNPEEAESTSIRGSYGRITTSGVYENVIHVSSNDSEAEREIKLWFRPDEIIVDLYTTKNIVQKEFKHRVWA from the coding sequence ATGGGCCAGGCAGTCTTAATTTTAATTAAACCCGACGGGCTGAAGAAATCTTTGACCGGTAATATTCTTACGCGGTTATCCGAAACTAAACTTGAAATTGTGGCCGCAAAAATGGTGCGCGTATCAAAAGCGCTGGCCGAGGATCATTACCAGCACTTAAAAGATAAGCCTTTCTTTGGCGAGATTATTAAATATTTACAGGGAGAGCTGCATGACCGCAAGAAAGTTATGGCCTTGGTTTATTGGGGTAATGATGCGATAAAGAAATGCCGGGATTTAGCCGGCTCGACCAACCCCGAAGAAGCGGAGTCAACTTCCATCCGCGGTTCTTACGGCAGGATTACCACCAGCGGAGTTTATGAAAACGTAATCCATGTTTCATCCAATGATTCCGAAGCCGAAAGAGAAATCAAGCTCTGGTTTAGGCCCGACGAGATTATCGTCGATCTTTATACCACAAAAAATATAGTGCAGAAAGAATTTAAGCACAGGGTTTGGGCTTAA